In Tepidisphaeraceae bacterium, the sequence CGTTCATTTCTGCCTGCGTCCTGTGCAGCTTCGCGTAGACACCGTCCGGCTTGTCCACCAGTTCCTCGTGCAGGCCCTGCTCGGCGACGCGCCCCTTCTCCAGCACTACTAACCGGTCGGCGGCTTGTAACGTGCTTAACCGATGGGCGATCGCGATCGTCGTGCGACCCTCGACCAGCCGATCGAGCGCCTGCTGAATCTGCTTCTCGGTCTCAGTGTCAACGCTGCTCGTGGCCTCGTCTAGGATGAGGATTCGTGGGTTGTGTAGGATCGCCCGCGCAATGCTGATGCGTTGGCGCTCGCCACCCGACAGGCTCTGCCCGCGCTCGCCGACCATGGTGTCGTAACCATCAGGGAAACCCACTACGAAATCATGCGCGTTGGCCGCCTTGGCCGCTGCGACGATTTGCGCTTCGCCAGCGTCGGGGTTGCCGTAGCGGATGTTGTCGGAGATCGTGCCGTGGAACAGGTACGGCTCCTGCAGCACCATGCCCACCTGCCGGCGGAGCCAGCGCACGTCGTAGTCCCGCAAATCGCGACCATCCAGCAGAATCTGACCATCCGTCGGGTCGTAGAACCGGCTGATCAGGTTCACGAACGTGCTCTTGCCTGCCCCGCTGGGCCCGCACAGGCCGATCATTTCGCGGGGCTCGACGACCATGCTCACCTCGCGCAGCGCCGGGGCCGTCCCTTCATAGCTGAAACTGACCTGCTTGAACTCCACGCGCCCCTCGAGCTTGTCCGGCGACAACGCCCCCTCGCGCGAGTAGATCTCCGGCGGCGTATCCAGCACCTCGAACACGCGCTGCGCACTGGTGGCGGCCCGCGTCACCATGCGGTTGCTGTTGGCCAGTTCCATCACGGGTTGATAGAACTGCCAGACGAGTGCCGTGAACATCACCAGCGTGCCCAAGTCAAAGCCGCGCTGGCCGCTCGTGTTCGTCAATACCAGGTAGCCGCCCACCGCCCAGACGATCAGCGCCCCCAGCCGCATCAGTCCGCTCACCAGCGCCTGCATGCCGGTCCAGACGCCGTGGATCTCCTGTTCCTTGGCGGTGAACTCGTTGCTGCGCCGGTCGAAGCGTTCGATCTCACGGCCCTCGTTGGCGAAGGCCTTCACGACCTTCACGCCCGGCAGCGCGTCGCCCACCACGCCCGTCAACCGACTCCAGTAGGTCCACATGCGGCCGAACATTCGCTGCATCTTCTTGCCGCGGTAGTACGTGATGATTGCCAGCACCGGCACCGGCGCCAGCGTGACGGCCGCCAGCCGCCAGTTCGTCCAGAACATGATCGCCGAGATGAAGAAGATCATCGCCACGTCGCGGATCAGGTTCACGCTGCCGAACACGATGAAGTCCCACAGCCGCTCGGTGTCGTTCGTCACCCGCGTAATCAAACTGCCCGTCCGCCGCTTGGCGAAGTAGCGCAGCGACAGGTCGTGCAGGTGCGCGTAGACCATGTGGCGCAAGTCGCCGGTAATCGTCGTGCCCACGCGCGACAGGATCAGCAACCGCCAGGCGCTGATCGACTCGGTGATGACGATCGCGATCGCCATCAGTCCGCACCAGCGGAGGATGTTCGAATATTCCCGGCCGGCTTCGATGTCGTTCACGATGCGCTTCGTCAGGTACGGCGGCACCACCGCCATCGCCGCCACCACCAGCGTCAGGCTCAGCGCGATCCAGATCTTTGACCGGTACGGCTTGGCCACGTCGATCAACCGCCACAAGATCGCCCGGCTCTGCAGGCAGTTCGGGCAGACGCCCTCGGCGTACGACGGGATCAGCTGGCCGCACTTGGCGCAGTGCTCGTTCTTCTCCGCCTCGCGCTCCACCTGCTCCAGCCATTCGGGGGGCATCTCGTCGGGGCTCTGCTTGCTCGGCAACCGCCGCTCGAGCTTGCGGTGCACCTTGGTCATGCCCCGGCGGTGCGCCTTCGTGTAGCGCAGCTCGGCCAACAGCTTGTCGCCCACGATCACGTTCAACCGGTCGACGCCCATCCCCTCGGCGATCTTGGCCGACTCGATCGTCGCGATGTCGACCGCGCTCGCCGGGGCGCTACCGCTGAAGATCAACAGCTGCCGTTCGGTCAGCACCACGTACTGCTGCTGGTATCGGCCGCGCGCGTCGATGTCGAACTCGCTCCACGCGACGACGGACTGGCCCGTAAGCTGTCCGTTCAGCTGCCCCTTCAGGTTGGCTGGCAGTCCGGATTCCCCCTCGGCGGACACGATCTTAGATGGTGACGACGACGCGCGCGGCGACTGGCTCATGTATTCCCTCGGGTCCATTCTAGGACACCCAGTACGGTTGTCGCCGATCCTTATTCTGTCCGCAATCGTGTAAACTTTTCCCCATGACCCCTGCCAAGCCCGTGGCCCTGGTGACCGGCGGCGCCAAACGCGTCGGCCGGGCGATCGTCGAACGTCTGGCCGCCGAAGGCTTTAACATCGCCT encodes:
- a CDS encoding ABC transporter ATP-binding protein produces the protein MSQSPRASSSPSKIVSAEGESGLPANLKGQLNGQLTGQSVVAWSEFDIDARGRYQQQYVVLTERQLLIFSGSAPASAVDIATIESAKIAEGMGVDRLNVIVGDKLLAELRYTKAHRRGMTKVHRKLERRLPSKQSPDEMPPEWLEQVEREAEKNEHCAKCGQLIPSYAEGVCPNCLQSRAILWRLIDVAKPYRSKIWIALSLTLVVAAMAVVPPYLTKRIVNDIEAGREYSNILRWCGLMAIAIVITESISAWRLLILSRVGTTITGDLRHMVYAHLHDLSLRYFAKRRTGSLITRVTNDTERLWDFIVFGSVNLIRDVAMIFFISAIMFWTNWRLAAVTLAPVPVLAIITYYRGKKMQRMFGRMWTYWSRLTGVVGDALPGVKVVKAFANEGREIERFDRRSNEFTAKEQEIHGVWTGMQALVSGLMRLGALIVWAVGGYLVLTNTSGQRGFDLGTLVMFTALVWQFYQPVMELANSNRMVTRAATSAQRVFEVLDTPPEIYSREGALSPDKLEGRVEFKQVSFSYEGTAPALREVSMVVEPREMIGLCGPSGAGKSTFVNLISRFYDPTDGQILLDGRDLRDYDVRWLRRQVGMVLQEPYLFHGTISDNIRYGNPDAGEAQIVAAAKAANAHDFVVGFPDGYDTMVGERGQSLSGGERQRISIARAILHNPRILILDEATSSVDTETEKQIQQALDRLVEGRTTIAIAHRLSTLQAADRLVVLEKGRVAEQGLHEELVDKPDGVYAKLHRTQAEMNAQVAIR